One part of the Tachyglossus aculeatus isolate mTacAcu1 chromosome 26, mTacAcu1.pri, whole genome shotgun sequence genome encodes these proteins:
- the RSPH6A gene encoding radial spoke head protein 6 homolog A, which produces MADPDPSSARSHRGSQGSSGSISDSGGSSQDPRPSILGDPRASILGDPRPSIFGDPRSSILGDPRSSIFGDPRPSILGDPRPSLPNGPGRASQQEDSRGSLGPGPEGSHGPYLPNDPRLSRRDSRPGATPGFQAFGPELPEPQPRELAVQNAKAYLLQTDGQSDLSLYEHLVNLLNKLLTERPAAPLASLEAVHRAVQKERCQRPPDPLRDQPERLPAYQTAARQRALFVRDTPDGDQEPEEEPGDTPVPNVQETAFFFGQAGVGLGSDETLRIGLALKQLTEQQPVQTCRFWGKVLGLQGYYLVAEVELRDGEEEEGDAEEEEEEPALGLGPEEREEAEGTAAAAEEEAAEADEPPKPSWRPPPAVPREETRTGANKFLYFVCTEPGRPWTRLPPVSPAHIVVARKIKKFLTGRLDAPVVSYPPFPGNEAHYLRAQIARISAGTHISPLGFYQFGEEEGDDEEEGLGGRDTFEENPDFEGLPVVELVDSIANWVHHAQHILPQGRCNWINPQQKVEEEELGEEEEKGDELEETEQEVGPPLLTPLSEDAEIMHMSPWTARLSSQLLPRYAVAVMRSNLWPGAYAYASGKKFENIYIGWGHKYSPGNFCPALPPAPQVEYPSGPEITEASDPTVEDELALKAAQEQALAAAEEEEEEGEEEDEEEEMDD; this is translated from the exons ATGGCCGACCCCGACCCCTCCTCCGCGCGGTCCCACAGAGGCAGCCAAGGCTCCTCCGGCAGCATCTCCGACTCTGGTGGCAGCTCCCAAGACCCCCGGCCCAGCATCCTCGGGGATCCCCGGGCCAGCATCCTCGGGGACCCCCGGCCCAGCATCTTCGGGGACCCCCGGTCCAGCATCCTCGGGGACCCCCGGTCCAGCATCTTCGGGGACCCCCGGCCCAGCATCCTCGGGGACCCCAGGCCCAGCCTGCCTAACGGCCCGGGCAGGGCCTCTCAGCAGGAGGACTCCAGGGGCAGCCTGGGCCCCGGCCCCGAAGGCAGCCACGGGCCCTACCTGCCAAACGACCCGAGGCTGAGCCGCAGGGACTCCCGGCCCGGGGCCACGCCCGGCTTCCAGGCCTTTGGCCCGGAGCTGCCCGAGCCCCAGCCCAGGGAACTGGCGGTGCAGAACGCCAAGGCCTACCTGCTCCAAACCGACGGCCAGTCGGACCTCAGCCT GTACGAGCACCTGGTGAACCTGCTGAACAAGCTGCTGACGGAGCGGCCGGCGGCCCCGCTGGCCAGCCTGGAGGCGGTGCACCGCGCCGTGCAGAAGGAGCGCTGCCAGCGCCCGCCGGACCCGCTGCGCGACCAGCCCGAGCGGCTGCCCGCCTACCAGACGGCCGCGCGGCAGCGGGCGCTCTTCGTCCGCGACACCCCCGACGGAGAccaggagccggaggaggagCCG ggGGACACGCCGGTGCCCAACGTGCAGGAGACGGCCTTCTTCTTCGGGCAGGCCGGCGTGGGGCTGGGCTCGGACGAGACGCTGCGGATAGGCCTCGCCCTGAAGCAGCTGACGGAGCAGCAGCCCGTGCAGACCTGCCGCTTCTGGGGCAAGGTCCTGGGCCTGCAGGGCTACTACCTGGTGGCCGAGGTGGAGCTGCGCgacggcgaggaggaggagggggacgcggaggaggaggaagaggagccggcCCTGGGCCTGGGGCCCGAGGAGCGCGAGGAGGCCGAGGGcaccgcggcggcggcggaggaggaggccgccgagGCGGACGAGCCCCCCAAGCCCAGCTGGAGGCCGCCGCCCGCCGTGCCCCGGGAGGAGACCCGCACGGGCGCCAACAAGTTCCTCTACTTCGTCTGCACCGAGCCCGGCCGGCCCTGGACCCGCCTGCCGCCCGTCAGCCCCGCGCACATCGTCGTCGCCCGCAAGATCAAGAAGTTCCTCACCGGCCGGCTGGACGCGCCCGTGGTCAGCTACCCGCCCTTCCCGGGCAACGAGGCGCACTACCTGCGGGCCCAGATCGCCCGCATCTCGGCCGGCACCCACATCAGCCCCCTGGGCTTCTACCAGTTCGGCGAGGAGGAgggcgacgacgaggaggagggccTCGGCGGGCGGGACACCTTCGAGGAGAACCCGGACTTCGAGGGGCTCCCCGTGGTGGAACTCGTCGACTCGATCGCCAACTGGGTGCACCACGCGCAGCACATCTTGCCTCAG GGCCGCTGTAACTGGATCAACCCCCAGCagaaagtagaggaggaggagctgggagaggaggaggagaagggggacgaGCTCGAAGAGACCGAGCAGGAGGTGGGGCCCCCGCTGCTGACCCCGCTGTCCGAGGACGCAG AGATCATGCACATGAGCCCCTGGACAGCCCGGCTGTCCAGCCAGCTCCTGCCCCGGTACGCGGTGGCCGTGATGCGCTCCAATCTGTGGCCCGGAGCCTACGCTTACGCCAGCGGCAA GAAGTTCGAGAACATCTACATCGGCTGGGGCCACAAATACAGCCCGGGAAACTTCTGCCCCGCGCTGCCGCCCGCCCCGCAGGTGGAGTACCCCAGCGGCCCCGAGATCACCGAGGCCAGCGACCCCACCGTGGAGGATGAGCTGGCCCTCAAGGCCGCCCAAGAGCAAGCCCTGGCcgcggccgaggaggaggaggaggagggcgaggaggaggatgaggaggaagagatggatgactga
- the SYMPK gene encoding symplekin, producing MASGSGATRMSVASQFFTQDDGGGVDGMSTSERVVDLLNQAALISSDSKITMLKQVQELIINKDPTLLDNFLDEIIAFQADKSVEVRKFVIGFIEEACKRDIELLLKLIANLNMLLKDENVNVVKKAILTMTQLYKVALQWMVKSKAVSEMQEACWEMVSAMAADIILLLDSDNDGIRTHAIKFVEGLVVTLSPRGADSDVPRRHERDVSLDRVPKDHPYIKHHVLWDEGRNALEQLLKFMVHPAISSINLTTALGALANIARQRPMFMAEVIQAYETLHANLPPTLAKSQVSSVRKNLKLHLLSVLKHPSSCDFQPQITTLLVDLGTPQAEIARNTPSLREPRKRPREDGDPVLKKMKIEPGLAEDDEDKDLEPSNPSTAKPSAQSAAQSDTDITAEFLQPLLTPDNVANLVLISMVYLPEAMPASFQATYTPVESAGTDAQIKHLARLMATQMTAAGLGPGVEHPKLPKTEPKEEKLVKPENVLIKRRLSALGQGQAISVLGSQTASAAPLPDDVPQVKRRPEPIIPATQPRLAGVGGRKKVFRLSDVLKPLTDSQIEAMKLGAVTRILRAEKAVACSGAAQVRVKILASLVPQLAVGLKEQVLAFILEDVRSRLDLAFAWLYQEYNAYLAAGPAGSLDKYDACLIGLLSGLQEKPDQKDGVFTKVVLEAPLITESALEVVRKYCEDESRAYLGMATLRDLIFKRPSRQFQFLHALLDLSSHDKDKVRSQALLFIKRMYEKEQLREYVEKFALNYLQLLVHPNPPSVLFGADKDTEVAAPWTEETVKQCLYLYLALLPQNHKLIHELAAVYTEAIADIKRTVLRVVEQPIRGMGMNSPELLLLVENCPKGAETLVTRCLHSLTDKVPPSPELVKRVRDLYHKRLPDVRFLIPVLNGLEKKEVIQALPKLIKLNPIVVKEVFNRLLGTQHGDGGSAVSPLTPGELLVALHNVDSVKCDMKSIIKATNLCFAERNVYTSEVLAVVMQQLMEQSPLPMLLMRTVIQGLTMYPRLGGFVMNILSRLIMKQVWKFPKVWEGFIKCCQRTKPQSFQVILQLPPQQLSAVFDKCPELREPLLAHVRSFTPHQQAHIPHSIMAILEASSKQDPEAKEPPSPALDEEELEPLALAPRPGQDLIALRLAQEKALKRQLEEEQKLKLPAAARPGLPLSEEATDFHDEGLEGDMSSIFISVEDGGSLAEGTILDSSLEGLLGQELDPKEEGASPNPALDDTLVACSPEPRVPSPEAKAKSGGGSGGNGGGS from the exons ATGGCGAGCGGGAGCGGCGCCACGCGCATGAGTGTGGCCTCGCAGTTCTTCACTCAGGACGACGGCGGGGGCGTCGACGGCATGAGCACCTCGGAGCGG GTGGTGGACTTGCTGAACCAGGCGGCCCTGATCTCCAGTGATTCAAAAATCACCATGCTCAAGCAG GTCCAGGAGCTGATCATCAACAAGGACCCAACGCTACTGGACAATTTCCTAGAT gagATCATCGCCTTCCAGGCAGACAAATCGGTTGAGGTGCGCAAATTTGTCATCGGCTTCATCGAGGAAGCTTG CAAGAGGGACATCGAGTTGCTGCTGAAACTGATTGCCAACTTGAACATGCTGCTCAAGGATGAGAATGTGAATGTGGTGAAGAAGGCCATCCTTACCATGACCCAGCTTTACAAGGTGGCCCTGCAG TGGATGGTGAAGTCCAAGGCGGTCAGCGAGATGCAGGAGGCCTGCTGGGAGATGGTTTCGGCCATGGCCGCAGACATCATCCTGCTGCTGGACTCGGACAATGACGGCATCCGCACCCACGCCATCAAGTTCGTGGAGGGTCTCGTCGTCACCTTGTCCCCCCGCGGGGCTGACTCGGACGTGCCCCGGCGCCACGAGCGCGACGTCAGCCTCGACCGCGTGCCCAAGGACCACCCCTACATCAAACACC ACGTGCTGTGGGACGAGGGCCGGAACGCGCTGGAACAGCTGTTGAAGTTCATGGTGCACCCGGCCATCTCATCCATCAACCTGACCACGGCCCTGGGAGCCCTCGCCAACATCGCCCGCCAGCGCCCCATGTTCATGGCCGAGGTCATCCAGGCCTACGAGACCCTCCACG CCAACCTGCCCCCCACACTGGCCAAGTCGCAGGTCAGCAGCGTGCGCAAGAACCTGAAGCTGCACCTGCTGAGTGTCCTGAAGCACCCGTCGTCCTGCGACTTCCAGCCTCAGATCACCACGCTGCTCGTGGACCTGGGCACCCCCCAGGCCGAGATCGCCCGCAACACACCCAGCCTCAGGGAGCCGCGGAAGCGCCCACGCGAGGATGGAGACCCGGTCCTGAAGAAGATGAAGATCG AGCCCGGTCTGGCCGAGGACGACGAGGACAAGGACCTGGAGCCGAGCAACCCTTCGACCGCCAAGCCGTCGGCCCAGAGCGCGGCCCAGTCAGACACGGACATCACGGCTGAGTTCCTGCAACCACTGCTCACACCGGACAACGTGGCCAACCTG gtgCTGATCAGCATGGTGTACTTGCCCGAGGCCATGCCCGCCTCCTTCCAGGCTACCTACACGCCAGTGGAGTCAGCGGGCACCGATGCCCAGATCAAGCACCTGGCCCGCCTCATGGCCACGCAGATGACTGCCGCAGGACTTGGCCCAG GTGTGGAGCACCCCAAGCTCCCCAAGACGGAGCCCAAGGAGGAGAAGCTGGTCAAGCCGGAGAACGTGCTGATCAAGCGGCGGCTGTCAGccctgggccagggccaggccatCTCTGTGCTCGGCTCCCAGACAGCTTCCGCTGCCCCCCTGCCCGATGACGTGCCGCAGGTCAAGAGGCGGCCCGAGCCCATCATCCCGGCCACCCAGCCCCG GCTGGCTGGCGTGGGAGGCCGCAAGAAGGTTTTTCGCCTGAGCGATGTGCTGAAGCCACTGACGGACAGCCAGATCGAGGCCATGAAGCTGGGGGCCGTGACCCGCATCCTGCGCGCCGAGAAGGCCGTGGCCTGCAGCGGGGCCGCCCAG GTGCGTGTGAAGATCCTGGCCAGCCTGGTACCACAGCTGGCGGTGGGGCTGAAGGAGCAGGTCCTGGCCTTCATCCTGGAGGACGTCCGCTCCCGCCTCGACCTGGCCTTCGCCTGGCTCTACCAGGAGTACAACGCCTACCTGGCCGCCGGGCCAGCCGGCTCGCTGGACAAGTACGACGCCTGCCTCATCGGCCTGCTGTCTGGCCTGCAGGAGAAGCCCGACCAGAAGGACGG GGTCTTCACCAAGGTGGTACTGGAGGCGCCGCTCATCACAGAGAGCGCCCTGGAAGTGGTCCGCAAGTACTGTGAGGACGAG AGCCGGGCCTACCTTGGGATGGCGACCCTCCGGGACCTGATCTTCAAGCGCCCATCGCGCCAGTTCCAGTTCCTGCATGCGCTTCTGGACCTCAGCTCCCACGACAAGGACAAG gtccgCTCTCAGGCCCTCCTGTTCATCAAGCGCATGTACGAGAAGGAGCAGCTGCGGGAGTACGTGGAGAAGTTTGCCCTCAACTACCTGCAGCTGCTGGTGCACCCCAACCCACCCTCCGTGCTGTTTGGGGCCGACAAGGACACGG AGGTGGCGGCTCCCTGGACGGAAGAGACGGTGAAGCAGTGCCTCTACCTCTACCTGGCACTGCTGCCCCAAAACCACAAGCTGATCCACGAGCTGGCGGCCGTCTACACCGAGGCCATCGCCGACATCAAGCGCACCGTCCTCAGGGTCGTCGAGCAGCCG ATCCGGGGTATGGGCATGAACTCCCCCGAGCTGCTCCTGTTGGTGGAGAACTGCCCCAAGGGAGCGGAGACCCTGGTGACCCGCTGCCTGCACAGCCTCACGGACAAAG TGCCTCCGTCCCCGGAGCTGGTGAAGCGTGTGCGGGACCTGTACCACAAGCGTCTGCCTGACGTCCGCTTCCTCATCCCCGTGCTCAACGGGCTGGAGAAG AAGGAGGTCATCCAGGCGCTGCCGAAACTCATCAAACTGAACCCCATCGTGGTCAAGGAGGTGTTCAACCGGCTGCTCGGCACCCAGCACG GTGACGGGGGCTCCGCCGTGTCCCCGCTGACCCCCGGCGAGCTGCTCGTCGCCCTGCACAACGTCGACTCGGTCAAGTGCGACATGAAGTCCATCATCAAAG CCACCAACCTGTGCTTTGCGGAGCGCAACGTGTACACGTCGGAAGTGCTGGCCGTGGTCATGCAGCAGCTGATGGagcagagccccctccccatgctGCTCATGCGCACGGTCATCCAGGGCCTCACCATGTACCCGCGCCTTGGCGGCTTCGTCATGAACATCCTCTCCCGCCTCATCATGAAGCAG GTGTGGAAGTTCCCCAAGGTGTGGGAGGGTTTCATCAAGTGCTGCCAGCGCACCAAGCCCCAGAGCTTCCAGGTCATCCTGCAGCTGCCCCCTCAGCAGCTCAGCGCCGTGTTCGACAAGTGTCCCGAGCTGCGGGAGcccctcctggcccacgtccgctCCTTCACCCCCCACCAG CAAGCCCACATCCCCCACTCCATCATGGCCATCCTGGAGGCCAGCAGCAAGCAGGACCCCGAGGCCAAGGAGCCGCCCTCCCCGGCCCTGGACGAG GAGGAGCTGGAGCCCCTGGCGCTGGCGCCGCGGCCGGGCCAGGACCTGATCGCGCTGCGCCTGGCCCAGGAGAAAGCGCTCAAGCGgcagctggaggaggagcagaagctcAAGCTGCCGGCGGctgcccggcccggcctcccGCTCTCCGAAGAGGCGACGGACTTCCACGACGAAGGGCTGGAGGGCGACATGTCCAGCATCTTCATCAGCGTCGAGGACGGCGGCAGCCTGGCCGAGGGCACCATCCTGGACTCCAGCCTGGAGGGGCTGCTGGgccag GAGTTGGATCccaaggaggagggggccagCCCGAACCCGGCCCTCGACGACACCCTGGTAGCCTGCAGCCCGGAGCCCAGGGTTCCCAGCCCGGAGGCCAAGGCCAagagcggcggcggcagcggcgggaACGGGGGCGGCAGCTGA
- the DMWD gene encoding dystrophia myotonica WD repeat-containing protein, with translation MAAGAEGGAGPGAALGDCPEIKSQFRTREGFYKLLPGEGGRRSAPAPAPAPGPAPGSAPTPGPPPAATSAAASSSTSCNSATPPAGPGPALPAVRLSLVRLGEPDPAPPGEQPPQAAEHGDRVCFNLGRELYFYPGCCRRGGQKPIDLNKPIDKRIYKGTQPTCHDFNQFTAATETISLLVGFSAGQVQYLDLIKKETSKLFNEERLIDKTKVTYLKWLPAQESLFLASHASGHLYLYDVGRACGPSPPQYSLLKQGEGFAVYTAKGKGPRNPLVKWAVGEGPLNEFAFSPDGGHLACVSQDGCLRVFHFDSMLLQGLMKSYFGGLLCVCWSPDGRYVVTGGEDDLVTVWSFAEGRVVARGHGHKSWVSAVAFDPYTSRGEGAAEEEEEREHEEEEDEERDGSEDEPGEDRGASSRPPEPGGRRGPAVTYRFGSAGQDTQFCLWDLTEDVLFPHPPLARPRALTGPLPRPLPLPRSLSRSNSLPHPAAGGAGKGPGAEGGAGSAALSLGRFATLTLQERGDKGAGAADREHKRYHSLGNISRGGGGADRANGPAPRSRLDPTKVLGTALCPRIHEVPLLEPLVCKKIAQERLTVLLFLEDCIITACQGGLICTWARPGKAGLSSQPAGSPSGTVV, from the exons ATGGCTGCGGGCGCGGAGGGCGGCGCGGGCCCCGGGGCGGCCCTGGGGGACTGCCCCGAGATCAAGTCCCAGTTCCGCACCCGCGAGGGCTTCTACAAGCTGCTGCCCGGGGAGGGCGGCCGCCGgtccgccccggcccccgcccccgcccccgggcccgcccccggctccgccccgACCCCCGGTCCCCCCCCGGCCGCCACCagtgccgccgcctcctcctccacctcctgcaaCTCGGCCACCCCtcccgccggccccggccccgccctgcCCGCCGTCCGCCTGTCCCTCGTGCGGCTGGGCGAGCCCGACCCCGCGCCCCCCGGGGAACAGCCCCCGCAGGCCGCCGAGCACGGCGACCGCGTCTGCTTCAACCTGGGCCGCGAGCTCTACTTCTACCCGGGCTGCTGCCGCCGCGGCGGGCAGAAG cccatcGACCTCAACAAGCCCATCGACAAGCGCATCTACAAGGGGACGCAGCCCACCTGTCATGACTTCAACCAGTTCACCGCCGCCACCGAGACCATCTCCCTGCTGGTCGGCTTCTCTGCCGGCCAGGTGCAGTACCTGGACCTCATCAAGAAGGAGACCAGCAAGCTGTTCAACGAGGAG CGGCTGATCGACAAGACCAAGGTGACGTACCTCAAGTGGCTACCGGCGCAGGAGAGCCTCTTCCTGGCCTCGCACGCCAGCGGCCACCTGTACCTGTACGACGTCGGCCGGGCCTgcggcccctccccgccccagtaCAGCCTCCTGAAGCAGGGCGAGGGCTTCGCCGTCTACACGGCCAAGGGCAAGGGCCCGCGGAACCCGCTGGTCAAGTGGGCGGTGGGCGAGGGCCCCCTCAACGAGTTTGCCTTCTCGCCGGACGGGGGCCACCTGGCCTGCGTCAGCCAGGACGGCTGCCTGCGCGTCTTCCACTTCGACTCCATGCTGCTGCAGGGCCTGATGAAGAGCTACTTCGGGGGGCTGCTGTGCGTGTGCTGGAGCCCCGACGGGCGCTACGTGGTGACGGGCGGCGAGGACGACCTGGTCACCGTCTGGTCCTTCGCCGAGGGCCGGGTGGTGGCCCGTGGCCACGGCCACAAGTCGTGGGTCAGCGCCGTGGCCTTCGACCCCTACACCTCGCGGGGCGAGGGGGcggcggaggaagaggaggagcgggagcaCGAGGAAGAGGAAGACGAGGAGCGGGACGGCAGCGAGGACGAGCCGGGGGAGGACCGGGGCGCCTCGTCCCGCCCGCCCGAGCCCGGCGGCCGTCGCGGCCCCGCGGTCACCTACCGTTTCGGCTCGGCTGGCCAGGACACCCAGTTCTGCCTGTGGGACCTGACCGAGGACGTGCTGTTCCCTCACCCGCCGCTGGCCCGCCCCCGTGCCCTGACCgggcccctgccccggcccctgcccctgccccgctcGCTGTCCCGCTCCAACAGCCTCCCGCACCCGGCCGCGGGTGGGGCCGGCAAGGGGCCGGGTGCCGAGGGCGGGGCGGGTTCGGCCGCGCTCAGCCTCGGCCGCTTCGCCACGCTGACCCTGCAGGAGCGCGGGGACAAGGGGGCGGGGGCCGCCGACCGGGAGCACAAGCGCTACCACAGCCTGGGCAACATcagccgcggcggcggcggcgccgacAGGGCcaacggccccgccccccgcagccGGCTGGACCCCACCAAGGTGCTGGGCACCGCCCTGTGCCCCCGCATTCACGAGGTGCCCCTGCTGGAGCCCCTCGTCTGCAAGAAGATCGCCCAGGAGCGGCTGACCGTGCTGCTCTTCCTGGAGGACTGCATCATCACCGCCTGCCAGGGTGGCCTCATCTGCACCTGGGCGAGGCCCGGCAAGGCC GGCCTCTCCTCGCAGCCGGCCGGTTCCCCCAGCGGCACGGTGGTGTGA